The Rattus rattus isolate New Zealand unplaced genomic scaffold, Rrattus_CSIRO_v1 flattened_line_144290, whole genome shotgun sequence genome has a segment encoding these proteins:
- the LOC116889775 gene encoding motile sperm domain-containing protein 3-like: protein MHVNLPERPWGAHLPPFADAPQQLATSSFLLFLLAGIISVAFLLLPLQDELGSQLPHVLHVSLGQKLVAAYVLGLLTMVFLRT, encoded by the exons atgcatgtgaatcTTCCCGAGAGACCTTGGGGTGCTCATCTCCCTCCTTTTGCAGACGCCCCCCAGCAGCTGGCCACCAGCTCCTTCCTGCTCTTCTTGCTGGCAGGCATCATCTCCGTGGCCTTCCTGCTACTGCCGCTGCAGGACGAACTTGGCAGCCAGCTGCCTCACGTCCTGCATGTGTCCCTGGGACAGAAGCTGGTCGCGGCCTATGTCTTAG GTCTCCTCACCATGGTGTTCCTCCGGACCTGA